From the Burkholderia ubonensis subsp. mesacidophila genome, the window GCGAAGATCCCGCTGCCGCGCAACCTGTATGGCGACGAGCGCTCCAACTCGATGGGCCTCGACCTGTCGAACGAGCACCGCCTCGCGTCGCTGTCGTCCGCGCTGCTCGCGAGCGCGCACCATCCGTGGCGCGCCGCGCCGATGCTCGCCGACGACGCAGTGACCGACGCGCCGGCCCGCGACGTGCGCAACCCGGCCGACCAGCGCGACGTCGTCGGCGCGGTCAGCGAAGCGACCGCCGAGCACGTGAGCGCCGCGCTCGCGCATGCGGTGGCCGCCGCGCCGATCTGGCAGGCGACCCCGGTCGACGCGCGCGCCGACTGCCTCGCACGCGCGGCCGACCTGCTCGAAGCGCAGATGCACACGCTGATGGGCCTGATCGTGCGCGAAGCGGGCAAGTCGCTGCCGAACGCGATCGCGGAAATCCGCGAGGCGGTCGATTTCCTGCGCTATTACGCCGCGCAGATCCGCGACGAATTCTCGAACGATACGCACCGTCCGCTCGGTCCCGTGGTCTGCATCAGCCCGTGGAACTTCCCGCTCGCGATCTTCATGGGGCAGGTGGCGGCAGCGCTCGCGGCCGGCAACACGGTGCTCGCGAAGCCGGCCGAACAGACCCCGCTGATCGCCGCGCAAGCGGTGCGCATCCTGCGCGAGGCCGGCGTGCCGGCCGGGGCGGTGCAACTGCTGCCGGGCACCGGCGAGACGGTCGGTGCGGCGCTGGTCGCCGATGCGCGCACCCGCGCGGTGATGTTCACCGGCTCGACGGAAGTCGCGCGCCTGATCAACAAGACGCTGTCGGCACGCCTCGATCCGGACGGCAAGCCGATTCCGCTGATCGCCGAGACGGGCGGCCAGAACGCGATGATCGTCGATTCGTCGGCGCTCGCCGAGCAGGTCGTCGCGGACGTGATGCAGTCGTCGTTCGATTCCGCCGGTCAACGGTGTTCGGCGCTGCGCGTTCTGTGTCTGCAGGACGATGTCGCGGACCGCACGCTGACGATGCTGAAAGGCGCAATGCAGGAACTCGCACTCGGCAACCCGGACCGCCTGTCGACCGACGTCGGCCCGGTGATCGACGGCGAAGCGAAGCAGACGATCGACACGCACGTCGCGGCGATGAAGGACAAGGGCCACGGGGTGACGCAGCTGCCGATGCCGGAAGCCTGCACGTACGGCACGTTCGTGCCGCCGACGCTGATCGAGATCGGCAGTGTCGACGAGCTGAAGCGCGAGGTGTTCGGCCCGGTGCTGCACGTCGTGCGGTATCGCCGCAGCGCGCTGGACAAGCTGCTCGAGCAGATCCGCGCGACCGGCTATGGCCTGACGCTCGGCATCCACACGCGGATCGACGAGACGATCGCGCACGTGATCGAGCGCGCGCACGTCGGCAACATCTACGTGAACCGCAACGTGATCGGCGCGGTGGTCGGCGTGCAGCCGTTCGGCGGCGAAGGCTTGTCGGGCACGGGCCCGAAGGCGGGCGGCGCGCTGTACCTGCAGCGCCTGCTCGCGACGCGCCCGTCCGGCCTGCCGCGCGCGCTCGCGGACATGCTGATCGCGGACGACGTCGCCGAAGGCGAGAAGCGCGAGAATCCGGCGGCGGCGCTGACGGCGCTGCGCGACTGGCTGATCGAGCAACGCGAGCCGGCACAGGCGGCGCGCTGCGACGGCTACCTCGCGCAGGTGCCGGCGGGCGCGACGGCGGTGCTGACTGGCCCGACGGGCGAGCGCAACACGTATACACTCGGGCCGCGCGGCACGGTGCTGTGCGTCGCGGCGACGCCGAGCGGCGCGCGTGCGCAGTTCGCGGCGGTGCTCGCGACCGGTAACCGCGCACTGTTCGCGGGCGCGGCGGGCGAGGCGCTGGTCGCCGCGCTGCCGGCGGCGCTGAAGGCGCATGCGGGCGTGCGCAAGCAGGCGGATGCGGCGTTCGACGCGGTGCTGTTCGAAGGCGACAGCGACGAGCTGCAGACGCTGGTGAAGGAAGTCGCGCAGCGGCCGGGCCCGATCGTGTCGGTGCAGGGCGTGTCGGCGGGCGCGTTCGAGAACGGAGACGCGGAAGACTACGCGCTCGAGCGTCTGCTGACGGAGCGCTCGGTCAGCGTGAACACCGCTGCGGCGGGCGGCAATGCGAATTTGATGACGATCGGCTGATCATCCTTGCCGTTCGGATCAAGAAAAGGAAGCGGCAAGGCGATCCCGAAGCCGCTCCATTTATACCTGGTACCTAGGAGAAGCTATGCAACACACGATGAAAAAGCTGGCAGGCGCGACGTTCGTTGCGGTCATGTCGCTGGCGGGGACTGCGCATGCGGATGACGTGAAGGTCGGCTACGCAGGGCCGATGACGGGTGCGCAGGCGCATTACGGCAAGGACATGCAGAACGGCATCGTGCTCGCGATCGAGGATTTCAACGCGACCAAGCCGGTGATCGGCGGCAAGCCGGTGAAGTTCGTGCTCGACACGCAGGACGACCAGGCTGACCCGCGCACGGGCACGACGGTCGCGCAGAAGCTCGTCGACGACGGCATCAAGGGGATGCTCGGCCACTTCAACTCGGGCACGACGATTCCGGCCTCGCGCATCTACGCGAACGCGGGCATTCCGCAGATCGCGATGGCGACCGCGCCGGAATACACGCAGCAGGGCTACAAGACGACCTTCCGCATGATGACGTCCGACACGCAGCAGGGCTCGGTGGCCGGCATGTTCGTCGCGAAGGATCTCGGCCTGAAGAAGATCGCGATCGTCGACGACCGCACCGCTTACGGCCAGGGTCTCGCCGACCAGTTCGAGAAGGCTGCGAAGGCCGCCGGCGCGACGATCGTGATGCGCGAATTCACGAACGACAAGGCCGTCGACTTCAAGGCGATCCTGACGAAGCTGAAGGCAGCGCAGCCGGACATCGTCTACTACGGCGGCGCGGATTCGCAGGCGGCGCCGATGGTCAAGCAGATGAAGGCGCTGGGCTTCAAGGCGCCGCTGATGGGCGGCGAAATGGTGAAGACGCCGACGTTCCTGAAGATCGCGGGTGACGCGGCCGACGGCACGATCGCTTCGCTCGCGGGCCTGCCGCTCGACGAGATGCCTGGCGGCAAGTCGTACGCCGACAAGTACAAGAAGCGCTTCGGCGAGGACGTGCAGACCTACTCGCCGTATTCGTACGACGGCGCGATGGCGCTGTTCAACGCGATGAAGAAGGCGAACTCGACCGATCCGGCGAAGTACCTGCCGCTGCTCGCGAAGACCGACATGCCCGGCGTCACGTCGACCCACCTCGCGTACGACGCGAAGGGCGACCTGAAGAACGGCGGCATCACGATGTACAAGGTCGAGAAGGGCGAGTGGAAGCCGCTGAAGAGCATCGGCGGCAAGTAAGCATCGTGTCGGCGGGCGGCGGCTGCCGCCCGTGCGGCATATCGAAAGCCATCGGACTGGAAGGTCCGGTGGCTTTTTTCTTTGTGCCGGCGCTTAACCGTCCCGCCTGCGCAGCAGGAACTTCTGCAGCTTGCCCGTCGGCGTGCGCGGCAGCGCGTCCGCGAACACGACTTCGCGCGGCACCTTGTACGCGGCGAGCCGTTGCGCGCAGAACGCGCGCAGCGTGTCCGAGTCGCGCGCCGCGCCGGCGCGCACGACGACGTGCGCGACCACCGTCTCGCCCCATTCCGGATGCGGGATGCCGACGACGGCCGCGTCGGCCACGTCCGGATGCGCGCCCAGCACATCCTCCACTTCCTTCGAATAGACGTTCTCGCCACCCGTGACGATCATGTCCTTCAGCCGGTCGACGAGGAACAGGTAGCCATCCTGATCGATGCGCGCGACGTCGCCGGTGCGATACCAGCCGCCCGGCGCGAACGCGGCGCGCGTCGCGGCCGGATCGTCGAGATAGCCGAGCATCATGCTGTCGGTCTTCAGCCAGATCTCGCCGGTCTCGCCCGGCCGCGCGTCGGCGCCGTCCGTGCGCACGACGCGCAGGTCGACGCCGGGCCCGCCGTGATGGCCGATCGAGCCGGCCTTCGCGACCTGCTCGTCCGGATACAGCGAGGTGCCGGCAGGTCCCGTCTCGGTCATCCCGTACACCTGGAAGAATGCGCCGCCCCGGTACGCATGCGCGAGCCGCCCGGCCTGCGCGGCGCCGATCGGCCCGCCGCCGTAGATCCATGCGCGCACGCTCGCCAGGTCGAACGCGGCGAAGCCCTCGACCAGGTCGAGCGGCAGCGTGTACGACACCGGCGCGCCGAAATAGAGCGTCACGCGCTCGCGCTCGACCGTCTGCAGGAAGCGCAGCGGATGGTATTCGCGCAGCAGCACGACGGTGCCGCCCGCCATCAGCGTGCCGGCGAACCAGTTGTTGAGCGGCGACGAATGCCAGATCGGCATCGCCATCAGCGTGCGCTCGTCGCGCGTGATCGACAGCGCGAGCGCGGCCTGCATCGCCGCGAGCGTCACCGTGCGATGGCTGTGCATGCAGCCCTTCGGGCGGCCGGTCGTGCCGGACGTGTAAAGGATCTGTGCGAGGTCGCCGTCGGCGGGTTCGATGCCGGGGATGCCGTCCGCTGCCGCGAGCATCGTGTCGAAGCACGGCAGGCCGGCGGGCGCGCCTTCCGTCACGAGGCGCTGCGCAGGGTGCGCGACGCGTTCGAGCACGGGCGCGAGCGACGCGTCGAACAGGATCGCCTTGCTGCCGCTGTGCGCGAGCACGTAGTCGACTTCGGCCGCCTGCAGCTTGTGGTTGACGGGCACGAACGCCGCGCCGAGCCGCCACGCGCCGAACAGCAGGTCGACGAACGCGGGCGTGTTGAAGCACATCGCCGCGACGCGGTCGCCCGCCGCGACGCCGAGCGCGCTCAGCACGGCCGCCGCGCGGTGCGAGCGGTCGCGCGCCTGTTCGTAGGTGATCGTCGCGCCGTCGTGGCGCAGGAACGGTTTGTCGGGCGTGGCGCGCGCGGCGCGGTCGAGGGCGGCGACGAGGTTCATTGAAGTCTCCGGAGCCAAGCCGAGGCGAATGGCGCGCGGCGCGGCGGTCACGCGGGGTACGCGCGCTGCAGCAGCGCGGCGACGTCGACGCCGCGCGGATCGAAGCCGCCCGCGATGCGGCCCCACGCCGGCTCGGCGAGCCGCGTCGCGACGAACGCGTCGGCGACCGCCGCCGGCGCGTCGCGCCGCAGCAGGCACGCCTGCGCGGCGAGCACGAGACGCTGCGCGAACAGGCGGCCGGACGCTTCGAGCGTATCGGGCGGCGCGGCGAGCATCGCGCGCAATGCGTCGAGCGCGGCGCGGATGCGCGGCTCGTCGCCGCCCAGCTCGCGCAGCTCGTCGAGCAGCGCGGCGGCCGCGTCCGGCTCGCGCGACACCGCGCGCAGCACGTCGAGGCACATCACGTTGCCGGAGCCTTCCCAGATCGAGTTCACGGGCGCTTCGCGGAACAGCCGCGCGATCGGGCCGTCGTCGACGTAGCCGTTGCCGCCGAATACTTCCATCACTTCGCCGGTCAGCTCGACCGCGCGCTTGCAGACCCAGAATTTCGCGGCGGGCGTGACGATCCGTTTCCACGCGCGCTCGCCCGGCGTGTCGTCGCGCTCGAACGCGGCGGCGAGCCGCATCGCCAGCGTGAGCGCCGCCTCGCTTTCGAGCGCGAGATCGGCGAGCACGGTGCGCATCAGCGGCTGCTCGGCCAGCGCGCGGCCGAACGCATGGCGCTGGCGCGTGTACGCGATCGCCTGCACGACGCCCTGGCGCAGCATCGCCGCGCTGCCGAGCACGCAGCTCAGGCGCGTGTAGGTCGCCATCTCGATGATGGTCGGGATGCCGCGGCCTTCGTCGCCGAGCATGATGCCCCACGCGTCGTCCAGCTCGATCTCGCTGCTCGAGTTGCTGCGGTTGCCGACCTTGTTCTTCAGGCGCTGGATCTCGACCGCGTTCTTCGTGCCGTCGGGCCGCCAGCGCGGCACGTAGAAGCACGACGGGCCGCCGGCGTCGGTGCGCGCGACGACGAGGTGCGCGTCGCACATCGGTGCGGAGAAGAACCACTTGTGGCCGCGCAGCCGGTATTCGCCGCCGCGGTCGCCCGCGCCGATAGGCGTCGCGAGCGTCGTGTTCGCGCGCACGTCGGAGCCGCCCTGTTTCTCGGTCATGCCCATGCCGATCCAGATCGAGCGCTTGTCCGCGACCGGCACGTCGCGCGGGTCGTAGACGTCGCTGTAGAGCTTGTCGCGCAGCATCTCCCACAGCGCGGGCTCCTTTTGCAGCACCGGGATCGCGGCCTGCGTCATCGTCGCCGGGCACAGCGTGCCGGCCTCGATCTGGCCGTGCAGGTAGAAGCCGGCCGCGTTCGCCGCCCAGCGGCCGGGGCGCGTGTCGCGGAACGCGAGCGACACGAAGCCTTCGTCGCGATACAGGCCCAGCAGCGCGTGCCAGGCCGGATGGAACTCGACGCGGTCGACGCGCCGGCCGCGCCGGTCGAATGCGTTCAGTTCGGGCGCATGGCGGTTCGCGTCGTCGGCGAGCTGCGCGGTGTCGGCGCTGCCGAGCCGCGCGCCGTAGGCGTCGAGCTGCGGCGCGGCCCAGTCGGCGCCGGCGCGCGCGAGCGCCTCGCGCAGCGCGGCGTCGGTCGTGAAGAGGTTATAGTCGACGAGTTCGTCGAACTGGTTCGAGACTGCGTGCGTCGGGCCTGTCATCGATGTGTCTCCGGTCCCATCCAGGGCTTCGTCTTGTCCTGATTCCAGAGTAGCAAATATGCCGCCGCGACATGTTCAGGTTCCGGCGCCGCCCGGCACGCCGGCGGCGCAACCCCGGCCCGCGCTGCGCCGCCGGCCGCGCCAGCCGCGCGCGCAGGCGAGCTCCGACGCGCTGCAGCAGGCGTTCGTTCAGCTTTTGCTCGAGCGCGGCTACGCGAAGGCGACGATCCGCGAGATCGCGGCGGTGGCGGGCGTGAGCGTCGGCACCTTCTACGAGTATTTCGCCGACAAGCAGAGCCTCGCGGCGCTGTGCATCCACCGGCGCGTGCAGGCGATGGCCGAACGGCTGCGCGCCGCGGCGCACGCGTTGCGCGGCCGGCCGCGCGCCGAAGTGGCCGCCGCGTTCGTCGATCTGCAGGTCGACATCGTGAACGCGGACGCCGAATTGTGGAGCGCGCTGTTCGCGCTCGAGCGGCAGGTGTCGCCGATTGCCGCGTACCGGCGTCATTACGACGGGTACGTCGAACTGTGGCGCGACGCGCTGGCGCACGCGGCCGATCCGCCGCCGGCTGAGCGGCTCGGCGAAGTCGCACGGCTCGCGCATTCGCTCTGCTACGGCTGGGTGTCGCAGTCGCTGCTGACGCGCGGGCCCGCGCCCGGCGCAGCCGCGCTGCGCGACGAACTGCACGCGGCGCTGCAGGCATATCTCGCCGCCGTGCCGGGGGGGCGTCTCTAGTTCGAAATGCGCTCGTTGCATGACGAGCGCCGTCAATCCTCGCAAGAATCCCATTGGTGCGATGCCGGCCATGATCTGAATGCATGGCTGCCATGACTATCTTTCGATTGCCGCGCGATATTGGCTGCGGCTAAATCGGTTGAACGATCCGGATGCGCATGCCGCGTCCGCCCGCGCACCAACCAGGAGGAGTCATGCGAAGCGCCACCGCGCCCCGTTCGAAGCTGCCCGACGTCGGGACGACGATCTTCACCGTGATCGGCCAGCTCGCCGCGCAGCACGATGCGCTGAACCTGTCGCAGGGCGCGCCGAATTTCGCGCCCGATCCGGCGCTCGTCGAAGGCGTCGCGCGCGCGATGCGCGACGGGCACAACCAGTACGCGCCGATGGCCGGCGTCGCGCGGCTGCGCGAGCGGCTCGCCGACAAGACCGAGGCGCTCTACGGCACGCGCTACGACCCGGCCACCGAGGTCACGGTGATCGCGAGCGCGAGCGAAGGCCTGTACGCGACGATCAGCGCGCTCGTGCATCCGGGCGACGAGGTGATCTACTTCGAGCCGTCGTTCGACAGCTACGCGCCGATCGTGCGGATGCAGGGCGCGATGCCGGTCGCGATCAAGCTGTCGCCCGCGCATTTCCGCGTCGACTGGGACGAGGTGGCCGCGGCGATCACGCCGCGCACGCGGATGATCATCGTCAACA encodes:
- the putA gene encoding trifunctional transcriptional regulator/proline dehydrogenase/L-glutamate gamma-semialdehyde dehydrogenase; this translates as MASTTLGVKVDDLLRSRLKDAATRLERTPHWLIKQAIFAYLERIEHGQLPPELSGHSGVTELADSHTGDGDDDNSPHPFLEFAQNVQPQSVLRAAITAAYRRPEPECLPFLIGQARLPANLQADVQALATKLVEALREKSSGGGVEGLIHEFSLSSQEGVALMCLAEALLRIPDRATRDALIRDKISKGDWRSHVGHAPSLFVNAATWGLMITGKLVTTNSEAGLSSALTRLIGKGGEPLIRKGVDMAMRLMGEQFVTGETISEALANSRKYEARGFRYSYDMLGEAATTEEDALRYYASYEQAIHAIGKAAGGRGIYEGPGISIKLSALHARYSRSQQERTMTELLPRVRALALLARRYDIGLNIDAEEADRLELSLDLLEALCFDPELAGWNGIGFVVQGYQKRCPFVIDYLIDLARRSRHRLMIRLVKGAYWDSEVKRAQVDGLEGYPVYTRKIYTDVSYLACAKKLLAAPDAVYPQFATHNAYTLAAIYQLAGQNYYPGQYEFQCLHGMGEPLYEEVTGRDKLNRPCRVYAPVGTHETLLAYLVRRLLENGANTSFVNRIADKTVSVKELVADPVEEALKVVPLGAPHAKIPLPRNLYGDERSNSMGLDLSNEHRLASLSSALLASAHHPWRAAPMLADDAVTDAPARDVRNPADQRDVVGAVSEATAEHVSAALAHAVAAAPIWQATPVDARADCLARAADLLEAQMHTLMGLIVREAGKSLPNAIAEIREAVDFLRYYAAQIRDEFSNDTHRPLGPVVCISPWNFPLAIFMGQVAAALAAGNTVLAKPAEQTPLIAAQAVRILREAGVPAGAVQLLPGTGETVGAALVADARTRAVMFTGSTEVARLINKTLSARLDPDGKPIPLIAETGGQNAMIVDSSALAEQVVADVMQSSFDSAGQRCSALRVLCLQDDVADRTLTMLKGAMQELALGNPDRLSTDVGPVIDGEAKQTIDTHVAAMKDKGHGVTQLPMPEACTYGTFVPPTLIEIGSVDELKREVFGPVLHVVRYRRSALDKLLEQIRATGYGLTLGIHTRIDETIAHVIERAHVGNIYVNRNVIGAVVGVQPFGGEGLSGTGPKAGGALYLQRLLATRPSGLPRALADMLIADDVAEGEKRENPAAALTALRDWLIEQREPAQAARCDGYLAQVPAGATAVLTGPTGERNTYTLGPRGTVLCVAATPSGARAQFAAVLATGNRALFAGAAGEALVAALPAALKAHAGVRKQADAAFDAVLFEGDSDELQTLVKEVAQRPGPIVSVQGVSAGAFENGDAEDYALERLLTERSVSVNTAAAGGNANLMTIG
- a CDS encoding branched-chain amino acid ABC transporter substrate-binding protein, translated to MQHTMKKLAGATFVAVMSLAGTAHADDVKVGYAGPMTGAQAHYGKDMQNGIVLAIEDFNATKPVIGGKPVKFVLDTQDDQADPRTGTTVAQKLVDDGIKGMLGHFNSGTTIPASRIYANAGIPQIAMATAPEYTQQGYKTTFRMMTSDTQQGSVAGMFVAKDLGLKKIAIVDDRTAYGQGLADQFEKAAKAAGATIVMREFTNDKAVDFKAILTKLKAAQPDIVYYGGADSQAAPMVKQMKALGFKAPLMGGEMVKTPTFLKIAGDAADGTIASLAGLPLDEMPGGKSYADKYKKRFGEDVQTYSPYSYDGAMALFNAMKKANSTDPAKYLPLLAKTDMPGVTSTHLAYDAKGDLKNGGITMYKVEKGEWKPLKSIGGK
- a CDS encoding class I adenylate-forming enzyme family protein, translating into MNLVAALDRAARATPDKPFLRHDGATITYEQARDRSHRAAAVLSALGVAAGDRVAAMCFNTPAFVDLLFGAWRLGAAFVPVNHKLQAAEVDYVLAHSGSKAILFDASLAPVLERVAHPAQRLVTEGAPAGLPCFDTMLAAADGIPGIEPADGDLAQILYTSGTTGRPKGCMHSHRTVTLAAMQAALALSITRDERTLMAMPIWHSSPLNNWFAGTLMAGGTVVLLREYHPLRFLQTVERERVTLYFGAPVSYTLPLDLVEGFAAFDLASVRAWIYGGGPIGAAQAGRLAHAYRGGAFFQVYGMTETGPAGTSLYPDEQVAKAGSIGHHGGPGVDLRVVRTDGADARPGETGEIWLKTDSMMLGYLDDPAATRAAFAPGGWYRTGDVARIDQDGYLFLVDRLKDMIVTGGENVYSKEVEDVLGAHPDVADAAVVGIPHPEWGETVVAHVVVRAGAARDSDTLRAFCAQRLAAYKVPREVVFADALPRTPTGKLQKFLLRRRDG
- a CDS encoding acyl-CoA dehydrogenase family protein, with product MTGPTHAVSNQFDELVDYNLFTTDAALREALARAGADWAAPQLDAYGARLGSADTAQLADDANRHAPELNAFDRRGRRVDRVEFHPAWHALLGLYRDEGFVSLAFRDTRPGRWAANAAGFYLHGQIEAGTLCPATMTQAAIPVLQKEPALWEMLRDKLYSDVYDPRDVPVADKRSIWIGMGMTEKQGGSDVRANTTLATPIGAGDRGGEYRLRGHKWFFSAPMCDAHLVVARTDAGGPSCFYVPRWRPDGTKNAVEIQRLKNKVGNRSNSSSEIELDDAWGIMLGDEGRGIPTIIEMATYTRLSCVLGSAAMLRQGVVQAIAYTRQRHAFGRALAEQPLMRTVLADLALESEAALTLAMRLAAAFERDDTPGERAWKRIVTPAAKFWVCKRAVELTGEVMEVFGGNGYVDDGPIARLFREAPVNSIWEGSGNVMCLDVLRAVSREPDAAAALLDELRELGGDEPRIRAALDALRAMLAAPPDTLEASGRLFAQRLVLAAQACLLRRDAPAAVADAFVATRLAEPAWGRIAGGFDPRGVDVAALLQRAYPA
- a CDS encoding TetR/AcrR family transcriptional regulator, which encodes MPPRHVQVPAPPGTPAAQPRPALRRRPRQPRAQASSDALQQAFVQLLLERGYAKATIREIAAVAGVSVGTFYEYFADKQSLAALCIHRRVQAMAERLRAAAHALRGRPRAEVAAAFVDLQVDIVNADAELWSALFALERQVSPIAAYRRHYDGYVELWRDALAHAADPPPAERLGEVARLAHSLCYGWVSQSLLTRGPAPGAAALRDELHAALQAYLAAVPGGRL